The proteins below are encoded in one region of Thermococcus peptonophilus:
- a CDS encoding ATPase, T2SS/T4P/T4SS family, translating into MFPDEKKKKESLSWIDEILSGGEDPLAGILKKEDKKEQSGKNKVSEEHPVPPSGASSLEDILSGSATEKRDSTLAPETGADLLSQLLGKEEKPQKLEKEKTTKKEKRLSPSQSTPEPAPPVPPSAGATGADFLAELLGGSSGSTASQPIPTSPSKPVSNARSIFSESLKEESSYAGRAQVLDAYGNVRILKVKGEPVPIYELRLPKLSKEEEQLFRRIKDRAITEIQIDPTAIPNPEERRKIFMNAVKKMIKEEAPHYSEGRIEVLADMIVQQMIGYGKLDPLVRDDNLEEVMVIGTNRPVYVWHRRFNMCKTNVLFENEKEILNIIERIAREVGRRIDQQSPLLDARLPDGSRVNATIPPISLDGPTITIRKFKRDPLTIIDLIKYGTMSSEVAAFLWVLVDGLGVKPANILVAGGTGSGKTTTLNSLGMFIPPSERVISIEDTAELQLPVEHWVRLETRPPNLEGKGEVTMDDLVRNTLRMRPDRIIVGEVRGPEARTMFTAMNTGHNGALYDFSVIQLSNGKFVLIGDVVEELFNKYSDRIKTYKDLEYIELDPEDQFEVVSVGPNLKAGKHTVTVVWRRKVRKGEKLMRIRTRTGNEVILTKTHPFFVFSDGDVVRKEAEKVRPGDRVAVMMRPPKAPQSPAVVSLEVYAGISDYYLVPNGSGMKKVPNRGLPPENAEYLLSRNSKPVKLVREVETSLAYVAGVILGDGYLSSDGYRLSATFDDPDYMEAFTSAISEFLPESSPRIKDNGTSTVVTYGSRIFNEMLSRIFGIPKGRKSAAWDVPDIILTNDDLVRYFIAGLFDADGSVDESGPAVILTTKSESAARKIWYALQRLGIISTVSKVRNRGFKEGHIFRVIVSGVEDLKKFDSLIPLSHSRKREKLEVILKEKRPYRGRHTYRVPISPEMIKPLRTRLNLTVAELSKLASKYAGETITESLIRHVEKGRTSEIRRSALRGIALALQRIAEDIGDEDAWVMAKRLELIADGDVYWDRVVEVEEVDPEEVGIEYLYDLTVDEDHNYVANGILLSNCMGTIHANSARETIVRLESPPMNVPRIMIPALDIILMQVRYHSRKKGTIRRVTEIAEVSGLEGESIQLNTLYKYDPAKDELVPTGVPSRTINILAQHTGMSVREIELEIEKRRLILEWMVEKGIRDIDKVGYYIRQFYIDEEWLLNKISAESDVETSKQIQALM; encoded by the coding sequence TTGTTTCCGGATGAGAAAAAGAAAAAGGAGTCCCTCTCATGGATAGATGAGATACTCTCCGGCGGGGAGGATCCCCTAGCGGGTATTCTAAAAAAAGAGGACAAAAAAGAACAGTCTGGCAAAAATAAGGTTTCCGAAGAGCATCCTGTTCCGCCCTCAGGTGCGAGTAGCTTGGAGGATATACTTTCGGGATCCGCTACAGAAAAACGGGACTCTACACTCGCCCCCGAGACTGGCGCTGATCTGTTGAGTCAGCTACTGGGAAAGGAAGAGAAGCCTCAGAAATTGGAAAAAGAGAAAACTACTAAAAAGGAAAAAAGGTTATCACCTTCCCAGAGCACGCCAGAACCAGCGCCCCCAGTGCCTCCATCCGCTGGGGCTACGGGAGCTGATTTCCTTGCGGAGCTTCTTGGTGGTTCCTCCGGGTCAACGGCATCACAACCGATCCCAACTTCACCAAGCAAGCCTGTGTCCAACGCCAGGTCAATTTTCTCGGAGTCATTGAAGGAGGAGTCCTCGTACGCTGGCAGGGCTCAAGTCCTGGATGCTTACGGAAACGTGAGAATACTGAAGGTCAAGGGGGAACCAGTTCCCATATACGAACTCAGACTCCCCAAACTTTCAAAGGAGGAAGAGCAGCTCTTCAGGCGCATTAAAGACAGGGCCATAACCGAAATCCAGATTGATCCCACTGCGATTCCAAATCCGGAGGAGCGCAGGAAGATCTTCATGAACGCTGTTAAAAAGATGATAAAAGAGGAGGCCCCACACTACTCGGAAGGCAGAATCGAGGTTCTCGCCGACATGATAGTTCAGCAGATGATCGGCTACGGAAAGCTTGACCCCCTTGTAAGGGACGACAACCTTGAAGAAGTAATGGTGATAGGAACTAACCGTCCGGTCTATGTATGGCACAGACGCTTCAACATGTGTAAGACTAATGTCCTCTTTGAGAATGAAAAGGAAATCCTGAACATAATAGAGCGTATAGCTAGGGAAGTGGGAAGGAGAATAGACCAGCAGAGTCCTCTCTTGGATGCCCGTCTTCCTGATGGGAGCCGTGTGAACGCGACAATACCTCCGATAAGTCTTGATGGACCAACAATAACAATCCGTAAGTTCAAGAGGGATCCGTTGACGATCATAGACCTTATCAAATACGGTACAATGAGCTCCGAAGTCGCTGCTTTCCTCTGGGTTCTCGTTGATGGACTTGGAGTTAAACCAGCCAACATACTCGTAGCTGGTGGTACGGGTTCAGGGAAGACCACTACCCTCAACTCCCTTGGAATGTTCATCCCTCCTAGTGAGCGCGTTATCAGCATAGAGGACACCGCCGAGCTCCAGCTTCCAGTGGAACACTGGGTCAGGCTGGAGACGAGGCCGCCCAACCTTGAGGGTAAGGGAGAAGTCACTATGGATGACCTGGTTAGAAACACCCTCCGTATGCGTCCTGATAGGATTATCGTCGGTGAGGTTCGTGGCCCAGAGGCCAGGACGATGTTTACAGCAATGAACACGGGGCATAATGGTGCCCTCTACGATTTCTCGGTCATACAGCTCTCCAATGGAAAGTTCGTTCTGATAGGCGATGTCGTTGAGGAACTCTTCAACAAGTACTCTGACAGGATAAAGACATACAAAGATCTTGAGTACATAGAGCTCGATCCTGAAGACCAGTTTGAGGTGGTTAGCGTAGGGCCGAATCTGAAGGCAGGAAAACACACTGTCACGGTAGTATGGCGCAGAAAAGTAAGGAAGGGAGAGAAGCTGATGAGGATAAGGACGAGAACGGGCAACGAGGTTATCCTGACGAAAACCCACCCGTTCTTTGTCTTCAGCGACGGCGACGTGGTTAGGAAGGAAGCGGAGAAGGTCAGGCCGGGCGATAGGGTTGCCGTGATGATGAGACCCCCCAAAGCTCCCCAGAGCCCGGCTGTAGTTTCCCTTGAGGTTTATGCCGGAATAAGTGATTACTACCTTGTTCCAAACGGAAGCGGAATGAAGAAAGTCCCGAACAGAGGTCTACCACCAGAAAACGCCGAGTACCTTCTATCAAGGAACTCAAAACCGGTTAAGCTCGTCCGTGAAGTTGAAACCAGCCTTGCCTACGTTGCAGGAGTAATACTGGGCGACGGATACCTCTCCTCAGACGGATACCGCCTTTCAGCAACCTTCGATGATCCTGACTATATGGAGGCTTTCACCTCAGCGATCTCGGAGTTCCTACCCGAGTCCTCACCGCGCATAAAGGACAATGGAACGAGCACAGTGGTAACCTACGGCTCTAGGATATTCAATGAGATGCTGTCCAGGATATTTGGGATTCCAAAGGGCAGGAAGTCCGCGGCGTGGGATGTCCCGGATATTATCCTTACAAACGATGATCTCGTGAGGTACTTCATAGCGGGTCTCTTTGATGCCGATGGCTCCGTGGATGAGAGCGGGCCTGCGGTGATTCTGACAACAAAGAGCGAAAGCGCCGCCAGAAAAATCTGGTACGCCCTTCAGAGGCTTGGAATAATAAGCACTGTCTCAAAGGTAAGGAACAGGGGCTTTAAAGAAGGCCACATATTCAGGGTAATCGTCAGCGGCGTTGAGGATCTGAAGAAGTTCGACTCGCTGATACCGCTCTCCCATTCGAGGAAACGGGAAAAGTTGGAGGTCATCCTCAAGGAAAAGCGGCCGTACCGCGGAAGGCACACTTACAGGGTTCCGATATCGCCTGAGATGATAAAGCCCCTGCGCACCCGGTTGAACCTGACGGTAGCCGAGCTTTCAAAGCTGGCCTCGAAATATGCGGGAGAAACCATTACCGAGAGCCTGATAAGGCACGTCGAGAAAGGCAGGACGTCCGAGATAAGGCGCTCAGCGCTTAGGGGAATAGCCCTCGCCCTTCAGAGAATTGCCGAAGACATTGGGGACGAGGATGCCTGGGTGATGGCTAAGAGGCTCGAATTGATCGCGGATGGGGACGTGTACTGGGACAGAGTAGTTGAAGTGGAGGAAGTGGATCCCGAGGAGGTTGGCATAGAGTATCTATACGACTTGACCGTTGATGAGGATCATAACTACGTTGCCAACGGTATACTCCTTTCAAACTGCATGGGTACAATCCACGCCAACAGCGCCCGTGAGACTATAGTCAGGCTTGAAAGTCCTCCAATGAACGTTCCAAGGATCATGATTCCAGCCCTTGACATAATCCTCATGCAGGTTCGCTACCACAGCAGAAAGAAGGGGACGATAAGACGTGTAACGGAGATAGCTGAGGTCTCTGGCCTTGAGGGCGAGAGCATACAGCTCAACACCCTTTACAAGTACGATCCGGCCAAAGATGAACTCGTTCCCACAGGTGTTCCAAGCAGAACGATCAACATTCTGGCCCAGCATACGGGAATGAGCGTTAGAGAAATAGAGCTTGAGATTGAAAAGCGCAGGTTGATACTTGAGTGGATGGTTGAGAAGGGCATTAGGGACATAGACAAAGTTGGATACTACATACGCCAGTTCTACATCGACGAAGAATGGCTCCTCAACAAGATCTCCGCGGAGAGCGACGTAGAAACCAGCAAGCAGATACAGGCTTTGATGTGA
- a CDS encoding type II secretion system F family protein produces MGFIEFLEKLGGKTLEVAERPRRRLPEGKTVQERLRALKELQKELEQEKEQKDERETFIEAVLEQRREEVQQPFAERLASAILKYFRGPVEALTTSLSGLDIDLYRANITMSREAYVAYMLGVAMIAGFFGFIFAYLMYLPIDISLLAGLLGFLGGFFYMRYYPKMVWKRRVREVEKALPYALRHIASLLSAGVGIAEAMLSVARADYGPLSEEFELVIRDMRTGSSFEDAMLKFEEKMASENVSRVVKQILRAVKFGGNLADILYKLAEDFAFEYRMKLVEYVQKVNGISFVYMFMTIVMPTMLVVGILAGSLMARKLIFSVPMVAVILLVVFPMMSFIIINMIKSAEPR; encoded by the coding sequence GTGGGGTTCATAGAGTTCCTTGAGAAACTCGGCGGTAAAACGCTCGAAGTGGCAGAAAGACCTAGAAGGCGCCTTCCAGAGGGTAAGACTGTTCAGGAAAGATTGAGGGCTCTTAAAGAGCTTCAAAAGGAGCTTGAGCAGGAAAAAGAACAGAAAGATGAGAGGGAGACATTTATAGAAGCAGTCCTTGAGCAGCGCAGGGAAGAGGTTCAACAGCCCTTTGCCGAGCGTCTTGCTAGTGCTATCCTCAAGTACTTTAGAGGGCCCGTTGAGGCGCTGACCACTTCTCTCTCTGGGCTTGATATTGACCTCTACCGTGCAAACATTACGATGTCCAGGGAGGCTTATGTGGCATACATGCTTGGAGTTGCCATGATAGCCGGGTTCTTCGGTTTTATATTTGCATATTTGATGTATCTTCCCATCGATATTTCACTTCTGGCAGGCCTCCTTGGTTTTCTTGGTGGGTTCTTTTACATGAGGTATTATCCTAAGATGGTCTGGAAGAGGCGGGTTAGGGAGGTTGAGAAGGCACTTCCATACGCTCTGAGACATATAGCTTCTCTCCTGAGTGCAGGGGTTGGCATCGCCGAGGCCATGCTCTCAGTGGCAAGGGCCGACTACGGCCCCCTATCGGAGGAGTTTGAGCTAGTCATCAGGGACATGAGAACGGGTTCTTCCTTTGAGGATGCAATGCTGAAATTTGAGGAGAAAATGGCATCAGAAAACGTGAGCAGGGTGGTCAAGCAGATCCTCCGTGCCGTTAAATTTGGTGGAAACCTCGCCGATATTTTATACAAGCTTGCCGAGGACTTCGCATTCGAGTACCGTATGAAGCTCGTCGAGTACGTTCAGAAAGTCAACGGTATTTCTTTCGTGTACATGTTCATGACGATAGTCATGCCGACAATGCTCGTTGTCGGCATCTTAGCAGGTTCTCTAATGGCAAGAAAGCTTATATTCAGCGTTCCTATGGTTGCGGTTATACTTTTGGTTGTATTCCCAATGATGTCATTCATAATCATAAACATGATAAAGAGTGCTGAGCCGAGGTGA
- a CDS encoding type II secretion system F family protein encodes MPKLNISGPLVQLIERLLPGRYLKRYELFLYSANINFLAAEYLVISFLMGLILGLAVSIFSFLYGIVAFIAGFVGMAFLYPYWRLTKKIDEIEKNLPDAFFYLASSLRAGISFSEALEELTTAKFGALTEEFKRTVAEINKGRPTADALRAFALRNKRSQVLYRSMMIVIEALERGAPMSDVLIYVANDVREILRIQQERKASTGMQMMFFTITSGFVGPLILGIVAQVMSSMSSPELGIVFPMSSMTTILMAFVVVQAVLSGLGMGVIREGKYSAGLKYSIMLAVMGLAIFKVATIIKLNF; translated from the coding sequence ATGCCAAAGCTGAACATTTCAGGGCCTCTCGTTCAGCTCATTGAGAGACTCCTCCCAGGTCGGTACCTTAAGCGTTATGAACTGTTCCTGTACTCCGCTAACATTAACTTTCTGGCGGCGGAGTACCTGGTCATATCCTTCCTTATGGGCCTTATCTTGGGACTTGCCGTTTCAATATTCAGTTTTCTGTATGGGATAGTAGCTTTCATAGCCGGGTTCGTTGGAATGGCCTTTCTTTACCCCTACTGGCGTCTTACCAAGAAAATTGATGAGATTGAAAAAAATCTCCCGGACGCTTTCTTTTATCTGGCCAGTTCTCTGAGGGCAGGTATCTCTTTCTCTGAGGCTCTGGAGGAACTGACAACTGCAAAGTTTGGGGCGCTCACGGAGGAGTTCAAGAGAACAGTTGCCGAGATAAACAAAGGCCGTCCAACCGCAGACGCGTTAAGGGCATTTGCCCTCAGAAACAAAAGATCGCAGGTGCTTTACCGTTCAATGATGATAGTAATTGAGGCTCTTGAGAGGGGTGCCCCGATGAGTGATGTCCTTATCTACGTTGCCAACGACGTCAGGGAGATACTGAGAATACAGCAGGAGAGAAAGGCATCAACGGGCATGCAGATGATGTTCTTCACGATAACCAGCGGCTTTGTTGGTCCCCTTATTCTAGGAATAGTGGCCCAGGTTATGTCCTCCATGAGCAGCCCAGAGCTTGGAATCGTGTTCCCAATGAGCTCAATGACGACAATCCTGATGGCCTTTGTCGTGGTCCAGGCTGTTCTCTCAGGTTTGGGAATGGGAGTAATAAGAGAAGGAAAGTACAGCGCGGGGCTGAAGTATTCCATCATGCTAGCTGTAATGGGATTGGCCATATTTAAAGTGGCTACTATAATCAAACTAAACTTCTGA
- a CDS encoding FKBP-type peptidyl-prolyl cis-trans isomerase, with protein sequence MKVEAGDYVLFHYVGRFEDGEVFDTSYEEIARENGILVDEREYGPMWARIGIGEIIPGLDEAIIGMEAGEKRTVTVPPEKAYGMPNPELVISVPREEFTKAGLEPQEGLYVMTDSGIAKILSVGENEVSLDFNHPLAGKTLVFEVEVLEVKKAEEDSEV encoded by the coding sequence ATGAAAGTTGAAGCTGGTGATTACGTTCTGTTCCACTACGTTGGAAGGTTCGAGGATGGAGAAGTTTTTGACACGAGCTACGAGGAGATAGCTAGGGAAAACGGCATCCTAGTCGATGAGAGGGAGTACGGCCCGATGTGGGCCAGGATAGGCATCGGTGAAATCATCCCGGGCCTCGACGAGGCCATAATTGGTATGGAAGCTGGGGAGAAGAGGACCGTGACCGTTCCTCCAGAGAAGGCTTACGGAATGCCGAATCCTGAGCTTGTGATTTCCGTTCCGAGGGAAGAGTTCACGAAGGCCGGTCTTGAACCACAGGAAGGCCTCTACGTTATGACTGATTCCGGCATAGCCAAGATACTCTCGGTCGGTGAGAATGAAGTATCCCTCGATTTCAACCACCCACTGGCCGGAAAAACCCTCGTCTTCGAGGTTGAAGTTCTAGAAGTAAAAAAGGCAGAAGAAGACTCAGAAGTTTAG
- a CDS encoding DUF2118 family protein: protein MEKLPKLYVEATQEECVKEGKMLTECVVIMGNVEVWLKENEELPEFVDASKAKFLKREVYDRFYLYVDRTEQKMTTDAILVLPDGRTRIYLKKGDELMILPVEGFTKTLIANVGNRVRTGDAFAAVTTRKGEVHYLKPPKTGTVVFIDEITNRPHYLYYILPEE, encoded by the coding sequence ATGGAAAAACTGCCGAAGCTTTACGTTGAGGCCACTCAGGAAGAGTGCGTAAAGGAAGGAAAAATGCTGACCGAGTGCGTCGTCATTATGGGGAACGTTGAGGTCTGGCTGAAAGAGAACGAGGAGCTTCCAGAGTTCGTGGATGCCTCGAAAGCGAAGTTCCTGAAGAGGGAAGTCTACGACCGCTTCTACCTCTACGTTGACAGGACGGAGCAGAAGATGACTACCGATGCAATACTAGTTCTCCCGGACGGAAGAACGAGGATTTACCTGAAGAAGGGGGACGAGCTGATGATACTGCCCGTTGAGGGGTTCACAAAGACCCTAATAGCCAACGTGGGCAACAGAGTCAGAACTGGAGATGCGTTCGCGGCAGTAACCACAAGAAAAGGGGAAGTCCACTACCTGAAGCCTCCTAAGACGGGCACAGTAGTCTTCATTGACGAGATAACGAACAGGCCGCACTACCTCTACTACATCCTGCCAGAAGAGTAG
- a CDS encoding DUF4129 domain-containing protein → MALIMSILYVGGLILILLTTYYYYDRFARKRRKEYQASSADLIPVLLYLIVLPLLALFFGKNTIRVSPSSNVTASGPLIASNRTFHGVVTPSSPLRTHLYIFALIPIAIGVGYISYYYVRLALKEVERKKKVKIAVSFDRKLDELGLDQFNDPKEAIVQIYKNAVLWLEGLGVPYQESWTHWEHAEHVNYMRILYLDLVKLFEKAKYAPERVEWKDAEKALEIYLELRGKAREVAGID, encoded by the coding sequence ATGGCCCTTATTATGTCAATATTGTACGTGGGAGGCCTCATACTGATCCTGCTGACCACGTACTACTATTATGACAGGTTCGCCCGGAAGAGGAGAAAGGAGTATCAGGCTTCTTCGGCCGACTTGATTCCAGTTCTTTTATACCTCATTGTCCTCCCCTTGCTGGCACTGTTCTTCGGGAAGAATACTATCCGGGTCTCCCCCTCAAGCAATGTCACGGCCTCTGGCCCTTTGATAGCGTCCAACAGGACTTTTCACGGTGTTGTAACCCCTTCTTCTCCTTTACGTACTCACCTCTACATCTTTGCGCTGATACCAATCGCCATAGGAGTTGGCTACATCTCATACTATTATGTCCGTCTCGCACTGAAAGAAGTCGAGAGAAAGAAGAAGGTGAAGATAGCGGTCAGCTTTGACAGGAAGCTTGATGAGCTTGGCCTTGACCAGTTCAATGACCCCAAAGAGGCAATCGTCCAGATATACAAAAACGCCGTGCTCTGGCTTGAGGGGCTGGGGGTTCCCTACCAAGAGAGCTGGACGCACTGGGAGCACGCGGAACACGTAAACTACATGAGAATCCTCTACCTTGACCTTGTTAAGCTCTTCGAGAAGGCAAAGTACGCCCCCGAGAGGGTTGAATGGAAGGACGCCGAAAAGGCCCTTGAAATATACTTGGAGCTCAGGGGGAAGGCTCGTGAAGTTGCTGGAATTGATTAA
- a CDS encoding AAA family ATPase — MKIEEVHEKADLVLSEVGKVIVGKENVLKMILATILADGHVLIEDLPGLAKTLMAKSFAGALGLDFKRVQFTPDLLPSDIIGVSVFNQKTLEFEFKKGPVFTNILLADEVNRSPPKTQSALLEAMQERQVTVEGKTYSLPRPFVVIATQNPIEQEGTYPLPEAQLDRFLVRLHVGYPTKKEELEILRRRIGRKSDEISVSPVVTAEEVLEMQRAVEDVYVSDPVLEYIVDIVEATRKNKKDVEVGASPRGSLALLKLARAYAAIEGRDYVIPDDVKTVAIPALSHRLILKRELWYTKVSQESVMAKILDRVPVPKFE; from the coding sequence ATGAAGATTGAGGAAGTGCATGAGAAGGCTGACCTCGTGCTTTCCGAGGTCGGGAAAGTCATCGTTGGAAAGGAGAACGTCCTGAAAATGATACTGGCCACGATCCTCGCCGACGGCCACGTCCTCATAGAAGACTTGCCCGGTCTTGCGAAGACTCTGATGGCGAAGAGCTTTGCAGGTGCACTCGGCCTTGACTTCAAGCGCGTTCAGTTCACCCCCGACTTGCTGCCCAGCGACATCATCGGTGTGAGCGTCTTCAACCAGAAGACTCTCGAGTTCGAGTTCAAAAAGGGCCCGGTGTTCACGAACATACTCCTCGCCGACGAGGTTAACAGGTCTCCGCCGAAGACTCAGTCTGCCCTCCTTGAGGCGATGCAGGAGAGGCAGGTTACCGTTGAGGGAAAGACATATTCCCTCCCAAGGCCATTCGTGGTCATAGCCACCCAGAACCCCATAGAGCAGGAGGGCACGTATCCACTCCCGGAGGCCCAGCTCGACAGGTTTCTGGTGAGGCTCCACGTTGGCTACCCCACGAAGAAGGAAGAGCTTGAGATACTGCGGAGAAGGATAGGGAGAAAGAGCGACGAGATCAGCGTTTCTCCGGTTGTCACGGCGGAAGAAGTCCTTGAGATGCAGCGTGCCGTTGAGGACGTTTACGTCAGCGACCCGGTACTCGAGTACATCGTCGATATCGTTGAGGCCACGAGAAAGAACAAAAAGGACGTTGAGGTAGGGGCTTCCCCGAGGGGAAGCCTTGCACTCCTCAAGCTCGCAAGGGCATACGCGGCCATAGAGGGAAGGGACTACGTAATCCCGGACGATGTCAAGACCGTTGCTATTCCTGCCCTGAGCCACAGACTGATCCTCAAGAGAGAGCTGTGGTACACTAAGGTCAGCCAGGAGAGCGTCATGGCGAAGATCTTGGATAGGGTGCCTGTTCCAAAGTTTGAGTGA
- a CDS encoding DUF58 domain-containing protein — MKDGNSMMQGFSPVTGLGSQPYQPSAIPAGQKEVEPPRGVSPTAELGLLVASAWVIPLVAFFLLRWELAYLVLPYVTLVSIEYLLFKPQGEIKVWRSVPHHRFLEGQEVEVEVHVVPEFSVEHLVVRDIVPEELEIVSGSPEKAFSLRAGEEGVLKYTVRIKRGVHHFERVEVSYRDPLGFFSADAFVELFTEAIGVPQVYDVPTPYSTRGTKITIGPLPSPLIGEGLEFHAVREYRPGDPLKIINWKATARTGKIMANEFESERKVDVVFIVDASRNNLPVFDYLIRAAASLMLNALNDGTSFGLLLAEEVPLWVRVDYGKRHFFKCIDFLSTAKPDLNNVIAYQVEHLAKSAFPPRAQIVYFSPLLTKESREALKILGELGYKVVVISPNPNSLYIPSTEEEELAMKLVELRRKALLRELSAYGLIIDWDVKKPLKAAIAEVIKL; from the coding sequence GTGAAGGACGGGAATAGCATGATGCAGGGATTCAGCCCCGTAACTGGACTGGGTTCCCAGCCTTATCAGCCTTCAGCCATCCCCGCTGGGCAAAAGGAGGTCGAGCCACCTAGGGGTGTTTCCCCGACTGCAGAGCTCGGCCTCCTTGTGGCTTCAGCGTGGGTTATCCCCCTCGTTGCCTTCTTCCTCCTCAGGTGGGAGCTTGCATACCTTGTCCTGCCCTACGTTACACTTGTCTCCATCGAATACCTTCTTTTCAAGCCTCAGGGGGAGATCAAGGTCTGGCGCTCGGTGCCCCACCACCGCTTCCTCGAGGGCCAGGAGGTTGAGGTTGAGGTTCACGTTGTCCCCGAGTTCAGCGTCGAACACCTTGTGGTCAGGGATATAGTGCCTGAGGAACTTGAAATTGTCTCGGGCAGTCCGGAAAAGGCCTTTTCCCTCCGTGCTGGGGAAGAAGGCGTTTTGAAATACACGGTAAGGATTAAGAGGGGGGTTCATCACTTTGAGAGGGTGGAGGTTTCCTACAGAGATCCCCTGGGCTTCTTTTCGGCAGATGCCTTCGTTGAACTCTTCACTGAGGCTATTGGAGTTCCCCAGGTTTATGACGTCCCAACGCCGTACTCCACCAGGGGCACCAAGATAACCATTGGCCCCCTCCCATCGCCCCTTATTGGAGAGGGTCTTGAATTCCATGCCGTTAGGGAGTACCGTCCAGGTGATCCTTTGAAGATAATAAACTGGAAGGCCACAGCCAGGACTGGAAAGATAATGGCCAATGAATTCGAGAGCGAGAGAAAGGTAGATGTCGTTTTTATCGTCGATGCCTCCCGAAACAACCTGCCAGTCTTTGATTACCTGATAAGGGCGGCGGCTTCCCTTATGCTCAACGCCCTCAACGACGGTACAAGTTTTGGCCTTCTACTGGCAGAAGAGGTTCCACTTTGGGTCAGGGTGGACTACGGAAAGAGGCACTTCTTCAAGTGCATTGACTTCCTGAGCACGGCCAAGCCCGATTTAAACAACGTCATAGCCTACCAGGTCGAGCACCTTGCCAAGTCCGCCTTTCCCCCGCGGGCGCAGATAGTTTACTTCTCCCCCCTCCTGACCAAGGAAAGCCGGGAGGCCCTCAAAATACTTGGCGAGCTGGGTTACAAAGTCGTTGTGATAAGCCCGAACCCGAACAGTCTCTACATCCCATCTACCGAGGAGGAAGAGCTCGCGATGAAGCTCGTTGAACTCAGGAGAAAAGCTCTGTTGCGTGAACTTTCCGCCTACGGCCTGATTATAGACTGGGACGTCAAAAAGCCCCTGAAG